The Candidatus Effluviviaceae Genus I sp. genomic interval GCTTCCCCGGAGGAAGGATACCCCGCCGAGCCGGCCGGTGCAAGCGACACCCCTGCTCCCATTGCGAGTGAGGTGTAGCCTCGATGGTAACCACAAACGCAGGGCAATGTGATGTTAGGGAACCTGACGGGTAGGCGGGGCGCGCCTATCGGAGCAGGATGATCTTCCCTGACAGCGTCTGCGCCCCGGACCGGATCCTGTAGAGATAGACGCCGGCGGCGAGCGATCCCGACGCCTCGTTGCCCGCGTCCCACGCGAGTTCGTGCACACCCGCCGCGAAGTCGTGGTCGCAGAGCACCGTGACGGTTCGCCCGCGCACCGTGAGGATCTCCGCCCTGACCCGCGCCCTCGATGCGAGCGAGAAGGCCAGCCGCGTCGTCCCGCGCGCCGGGTTGGGGAACGGCGCCGCGGTCAGCGCGAGCGACCGAGCGTGCGGCTCGTCTGACACGCCGCTCGGTGCCGGGCTGATCGTCACACCCGTGATGGAGTGCGCCGGGAGGCTCACCCGCACATAGCAGGTCGCCACGCTGCCCTCCACGACCGTCTGGACGAGTTCCCCGTTGTCCACCTCGTAGGGCGCCGACGCAGCGGGCACTCGGAACTTCACGAGCCCATGCTCGAACGTCTGCGGCTGGTTGTTGATGATGCCCACCGTCAGCTCCTCGTGCGTGCCGTCGTTCGGAGGGTCGAACAGCACGCGAAGCTGAAGCCCGGTGCCGCCGGCGGAGACGTGCGCGGAGGGCGTGATCGTCGTACCCCCGGAGGCGCGCACCACGCGCATGGCCCGGGCGCCGTCGCAGACGGCGGCCAGCGAGAGATCGTAGGGCGGCGACGTGATCGACCCCGACGACGAGTGGATGTGCCCCCACAGCGCGCAGTCGATCCCAAGACTCCCGAGATTGAGCTGGTCCTGGAAGTCCATGTGGTAGAACGCCACGACGGGTGTGGTCGGTGAGACGGTCGAGAGATCGCTCGTCAGCCACGACAGCTGCCTCGACGTGAAGCTGTCGGTCCCGTAGATGTTCCTGCGCCACCGATCGTAGTTGTTGTACGCCTCGATGCCGACGAAGTGGACCCCGCCGTAGTCGAACGAGGAGTCCTGCGTGTAGGCGATCTCCGACGGCGGCGGGTCGTAGAGGCGTCGCCAGCCGAAGAACCTCCACCAGTTCCGCCGCGCCGTCCCCGCCGGCGGCGGCGTGTCGTTCCAGCCGCCGATGTCGTGGTTGCCGGCCGTGAGATACACGGGAACGTCGAGCTCTTTGAGGACCCGCTTGAGACGTGTGTAGTATCGCTTGTTCAGGTAGTTCTCGAGCTCGCCTTCGTTCACGAGGTCGCCCGTGAAGAGCACGAACGCGGGGTTCATGATGTTGATGTCGTCGATGACGGCACGCAGGTCGAGGAGCTCCGTCGTGTCGGTGTCGGCGCCGGACTGGTAGTGGTAGAGGTGCGTGGGGAAGTGCGCGTCGGTGATGTGCACGAAGTAGAAGTCGTCCTCGATGGAGAGGCGCACGGCGACGGCGTGGGCTTCGGTGTCCCAGACGCCGCCGGAGGCCTCGACGCGGAGGTCGTACAGCTCCGCGGGAACGCCCGGCGGCACGGTCGCCGTCATGAACCAGCGCTCATGGCCCGCGCTGTAGGCCGCATCGCTCACGGAGAGCGTGTGTTCGAGCGATCCGCGGACCAGGGACGCGGCCCAGCCCGTGGTCGCCGGCGGGGCGTACGCCTCGACGGTGAACTGCCCCCCGGGGACCGTGATCGTCGGAATGGACAGGATGGGGCGGGCGATCACCGTGAGCGTGTCGCCGATGGCGATCTCGGCCGGCGCCCCGACGGCGCAGGTCGGTGCGAGGACCGTTGCTGCCACGATGGCGAGGATGATCGTCGTCATGTCTTCAGTATAGCAAGAATCGGGTCCGCCCGCCACGATGCACCGGCCGACCGCGGGTTGGCAGCATACGGGTCTTCGCCGAACATCAGCTCCTCGAACTGGACGGTCGAGATGGACGGGCGGAGGCCTCAGCCTGAGCGGGTGACAGCGATGCTGAGCCAGCCCACGACCCTCGCGTGCTTCGGCGGCATCGTGCTCATCGGGGCGATCGACCGGCTGATCCCGGCCTCCGAGAACCCTCACGAGGCGCGCGGGCTGGAGGAGCTTCGCGGCGATGCGCCGCCCTTCTCGAAGCTGCTTCGCATGGGGGTCATGTCCGCCGCGGCCATCGCCACCCACAACGTGCCCGAGGGCATCGCGGTCTCCGTGCCCATCTCCTACGCGACCGGCAGCAGGAGGAAGGCGTTCTTCCTCTCGTTCCTCTCGGGTCTTGCGGAGCCGGTGGGCGCGCCGGCGGGCTACTTCCTGCTCCTGCGCTTCCTCGGGGACGCCGCGTTCGCGCTCGCGTTCGCGGCGGCAGGCATCATGGTCTTCATCTCGATCGACGGGCTGCTCCCCGCGGCCGAGCGGTACGGCGAGCACCACGCGGCGACGTACAGCATCATCGCGGGCATGGCCGTGATGGCCGCGAGCCTTCTGCTCTTCAGCTAGCGTGTGTCGGCGTGTCGCTTCCGGAAGCTGCTAC includes:
- a CDS encoding ZIP family metal transporter, with the translated sequence MLSQPTTLACFGGIVLIGAIDRLIPASENPHEARGLEELRGDAPPFSKLLRMGVMSAAAIATHNVPEGIAVSVPISYATGSRRKAFFLSFLSGLAEPVGAPAGYFLLLRFLGDAAFALAFAAAGIMVFISIDGLLPAAERYGEHHAATYSIIAGMAVMAASLLLFS
- a CDS encoding metallophosphoesterase, which encodes MTTIILAIVAATVLAPTCAVGAPAEIAIGDTLTVIARPILSIPTITVPGGQFTVEAYAPPATTGWAASLVRGSLEHTLSVSDAAYSAGHERWFMTATVPPGVPAELYDLRVEASGGVWDTEAHAVAVRLSIEDDFYFVHITDAHFPTHLYHYQSGADTDTTELLDLRAVIDDINIMNPAFVLFTGDLVNEGELENYLNKRYYTRLKRVLKELDVPVYLTAGNHDIGGWNDTPPPAGTARRNWWRFFGWRRLYDPPPSEIAYTQDSSFDYGGVHFVGIEAYNNYDRWRRNIYGTDSFTSRQLSWLTSDLSTVSPTTPVVAFYHMDFQDQLNLGSLGIDCALWGHIHSSSGSITSPPYDLSLAAVCDGARAMRVVRASGGTTITPSAHVSAGGTGLQLRVLFDPPNDGTHEELTVGIINNQPQTFEHGLVKFRVPAASAPYEVDNGELVQTVVEGSVATCYVRVSLPAHSITGVTISPAPSGVSDEPHARSLALTAAPFPNPARGTTRLAFSLASRARVRAEILTVRGRTVTVLCDHDFAAGVHELAWDAGNEASGSLAAGVYLYRIRSGAQTLSGKIILLR